From Candidatus Zixiibacteriota bacterium:
GGATGTCTATAATGAGAAACGATTGCATTCCTCTCTGGGCTATCGACCACCCAACGAGTTCGAGGCCCTACTGAGGAACGAAAAAGTGAACCGCCAAACCGTCCTACCCTAACCTGTCCAACAAAAGGGGTTCACTCCAAATATATCCACAACAATCCGGTCATTGCAGGAGAAGTTTCGAATCCAGAAGACTGGAAATGGTCAAGTGCGCGCGCCTATTTCACCGACGATCAAGGCATCATTCCAATATTCAAGGATTGGACCTGAGACCGACCGACCGCGGGGTCACATCCCCCCGATAACATCGGTGGGACAAGACCCCGCGCAACTTGAAAGCAGGAGCCGGTCGCCAAGTAGGCATCAGCGCGATATTATAGTATAGATTCAGCCCTTCCCCTTACGGGGGGCAGGGCCTTTTTGTCTTAGGTTCGCAAAACCCTTCGGGATTTTGCGCTACTTTTTCCATTCCCCACTCCAACCAAAGGGACTTAATTGCTTTTCAGACAATAGCATAACAAAAGAACTTGCTTTTTTGGCCGATTTCAGTATAATAACGGGCCGTCCCGCCTTGGCGGGACCTGAAACTGAAGATTATTTATTAAGGAGTATATTATGGCTCACAAAAAAGGTGTCGGTTCCTCGCGCAATGGCCGCGACAGTCAGGGCCAGCGTCTGGGCGTAAAAGCCTACGGCGGCGAGGCGGTACCGGCCGGAACAATCATCATCCGCCAGCGCGGGACCAAAATCCTCCCGGGCGCCAATGTCGGTATCGGCAAAGATGATACCCTGTTCGCGAAAATCACCGGCGTGATTAAATTCGAGCGCAAAGGGCGCGATAAGAAAATCGTCTCGGTTCTCGAATAGCTGTTTTGGAAATGGAACTTAAGATCCGCACCAACTTCAGGTGCGGATTTTTTTTGCCTTTATGTCGCCAGGAACAGAAGAAACACTCCCCCCACCGCAATCACTGCCCCAATCACCGCCCGCCACGATACTTTTTCTTTATAGAACAGTACCACCAGCGGAATCACCATCACCGGCACAATCGCCATGATCGCGGCGGCAATACCGGTCTCGGTG
This genomic window contains:
- the rpmA gene encoding 50S ribosomal protein L27; amino-acid sequence: MAHKKGVGSSRNGRDSQGQRLGVKAYGGEAVPAGTIIIRQRGTKILPGANVGIGKDDTLFAKITGVIKFERKGRDKKIVSVLE